ATTCCCCTGCCAATTCGGTGGTTTCATGGGTCCCCGGCCAGGTACGTGGGCTCCGGACGGAGCCACCATTTGTCTCAGCCCTCCCCTCCTACTGCCCCACACTGCTCTCCTGTGGCTTAGTCCTCCCAATTGCTGTTTCCTCCATCTTTGGCCACAGCCCACTCGATGCCTGGATGGACCGTTGCTGGAGAGGGAGCTGTGGGACCATGGGATCCACTTCACCTGACCATTTTGCTGCTGATGCTGACACCCTACAGTCCCCTGCATGGATTTGGGGCACTGTAATGACGTTGCCGAAACTCCACCCAGACGCCGCGGCCTGGCCTTCTGTCTTTTCTTGTCTGTCTCCTGCCTTTTCTGCTTCgcttccttctctctctgttcctTCTGTTTTTTCTGCTCTTTCTGCCAGTGGTCCTGCTTCTTTTGTTACTTCCTCAGTTCCTGTTCCCTCGGTTCCCATTCCCCCTGTTTCCAGTCCCTCAGTTCCCATCCCCCCGTTCCCATTGCCCCTGTTCCCATTCCCTCAGTTCCCATTCCCTCAGTTCCCATTCCCCCTGTTCCCATTGACCCTGTTCACATTCCCCCTGTTCCCATTGACCCTGTTCACATTCCCTCAGTTCCCATCCCCCTGTTCCCATTCCCCCTGTTCCCATTCCCCCTGTTCCCATTCCCTCAGTTCCCATTCCCTCTGTTCCCATTGCTCCTGTTCCCATTGCATCTGCTCCCCCAGGCGGTTTAGCAGCCTGCCTCGTTATTGCTACCTTGTGCTTTTTCCTCAGGTGCCCAGGCCACCCAGCCTCTCATAATTGCTCCCCGGGTCCATGACGACTCCTTCTCCCTTTCCACAGTGGCTCCTGCCCCGCCTCCTTCTAGCGCCTGCATGTTCACCCCACCTCTGATTCAGCCACGCCTGGGTCAGACGATCCTGCAAGATATGGATGTGGACCTCTCATCTCTCCTATGTCCTTTGTCCTCCACTGCAACCCCATTTTTGACATAGTGGGTGTTTTGCTCACCCTAAAGTCTGAATCTCATGCCTCCAAGATCCTCACTGTCCCCAAATTTGCCCTGGCATTCTCCCTGTACCGTGATGTCCTGTGCTCAGCCTTTTCTGCCCGCCAGCAGGAATCGGACGATTGCTTATTTTCTACCTTGCTGTGCACTATGGGGGTTCAGGTTTCTATAAGTAACATTGGCTTTTCTCCATGCAGGTCGATGCCCACATGCAGCAGGACATTTCCACCTTCTGGGGAGTCCTCGACCTGGAACTTCATTGCAGGGTATTTGCCGACCATCTTCCCCACGCATGCGAACTGTGCAAACAACCATCGCACCCCATCTACACCTGCTTGCTCGTAGCCCCTTCTCCCACCCCTTCATCTGCTTCTAGTTCCCTCCCCAGCACTCCTGCTGCTGCGCCGCATGTTCAATAATGTTATCTTTACTGGTTGTTTCGTGTCCACCTGCCATTTCGTGCATGTGTGCTCTTATAGCTCTCAGGCACATGCTTGCCCTTCATGCCCGAATTTGGGTGGATGGAGTTGACTACTCTGCTATATTTCCACCCCCATTAATGTGCCTGAGTAAAGTGCCTCTCTTCACACCCTGCCCATGCGTTCCACCACTTTTACTCCTTTTCCTTTCCAACCTTCAACCTGCATACCACTGCTAACCTTTTCACCTTCAACAGGTCCCCTTTTTCCATGTGTTCCTCCATCCTTAAAGTCTACCTGTCtgctaccattttttttttcataaacgcCCCTACGGCTCACATCATTATTTTTCAAATCATCATCAAATCACTTTACTCCTGAAACAATCCTATGGTCcacactttactcacctaaaagcactataaagcattataatacTCACCTAAAGCATTATGATGAGTTCACACCCCCCCCAACCCTCACGTGGTCCTACGGTGTTCCCGCTCTCCAagctactgattgtttccacctgttctcccaTGTATAAATACCCCTGCTCAGTGCTGAGTATTGTATCTAGTTTTCCTAGCTGTTTTACAACACTTCCATTGTATTTGACTTTTCATTACTGACCCTTTTTTGTATCAGTGTTTATCGTACTTTGCCTTGCCCATTCTGTTCATTACCTGTTGCTggccttattgtatttttcattcCTTCTTCGCCTTCTCTGTTGTTTTGCTGAATTTACAGTATATGACCCTGATTAGCCTGActactctctggtatgttgtttatatttgctgccattttgttactgaccttgcctgtacctttaataataaacattgttatttgtATCTGCGACAGCTACTaaaaaagtccaaataaaaagaatatgttttatattttacattcttcaaaatagcaccctcttgattagatgacagctttgaacatctctACATTTACATCTtttgtggagagacatgaaagctctccatccaacctgactgatcttcagctgttttataaagaagaatctgtttatcaaagctggtagagacaaaccccaaaagacctgCAGCTCTACTATGCATTGATATAGGGTGAATACttttgaaaattacatttttcagatttttatttggttaaaatgttgaaaaccatGGGTCATTTACAtggacatggacaataaaactaaatatcAACTAAAACTATCATCAAAACTGGTTAGTGTAGGCCTAAAAtttacacacaatctttaataataaaatgtgtgattgatgtatttgtagctcaaaacagattttctccatcgataaactgaaacacaaagatttgtagatcaaattttcatgattttccaaaactttctgggtatttttatttttcaaaaatgtattcAGGCCTGCTAATTGCTGTTTTCAAATTGACTTTTTCAAGTTTTTCATGACAGTTTAAACCCTGTGGATATTTGGAAACAGCGGGTAAGCTGCTCTGCTTTTAAACCGAGCACTAGGAGGCGCTAAACTTCCACCACTCTGAGAAACCACAACTTCTTTTTATTGGAAAACAAAACACAGCTTATCTGTAGTGAGACGCTCGTAACAGTAGGCGTGATAGacagtaactcctctttattTACACATGAAAGCAGTAACATTCAGATCTTTTTCATCGTTCAGAAACAGAATCGACTCTCAGTCGAACAGGAAGACAAATCAGTCAGCAGTTCCCCCGTCGTTTTCCCTGGCCCGATCGAAACGGCACTAATCAGCAGGAGAGCACAAGAGCTCAGAACTAGAGCATAGTCATCCTGCTAGTCTGGGAACAGTCCGGATGAACTCGGTTAACTCAGGGCTGGAGTTACGATCAGGAATCCAGCTTTACTCTGTTGGTTTTAGTCTCTGTTGGTTGGGGTTCAGTTGGCGGCGCGAGGCGGACCCTCCGGCACTAAAGAGGTGAAGAAGGTACTGATGAAGGACCAGGTGGACGCCAGAAAACCTGGCCTGGGTGGAGCTGCATCCTCAGAACCTTCCTCCCCACTCTCagcatcatcctcctcctccatcccttCATCCATAATCCTCTCCTgcagcacagagaaagagagagagagtaaaatattcattttaattattaaaaacagaaactaaaaaaataaccAGAGAACACTTAGCGAGgagaaaaaatagaatataacagaGTTCCATAATCTTGGACTCATTcaggagcgccctctagtgtctgatAAACCCGgatttttaaactgaaaaatgttctaattttctcaTCGCAGAACTGTATCGAATGTTTCAGCAGGGCAGACATAatcttttaaactccagttataataAAGAACTGTAGtgtactgcagtttaaaagctagTACACTAGAGTATAACAGAGTACAGtgcagtagtgtacagtagagtatagtacCGTAGATTATAGTAAAGTACTGCATAGCACAGTAGATTATAGTAAAGTACTGcatagtacagtagagtatagtaaAGTACTGTATAGTACAGTAATGTTTAGCACAGTAGAGTACAGCACAGTCCtgcagagtacagtacagtatagttcgGTACAGTAgagtgcagtacagtacagtatagcacagtagagtacagtacagtacactacagtagaGTACAGTTCAGTAGAGTACAATACTGTacaatatagtacagtacagtagattataGTATAGTACAGCAGAGTATAGAAGAGTGATGTATAGTACTGTAAAGTACAGTATGGTACAGTAGAGTTTAGTACAGAACAATACAGTTGAGTACATTTCATTAGAGTACAATACtgtatagtacagtagagtatagtacTGTAGAATACCGAATAGTAGAGTACAGcacagtgtagtatagtatagtgcagtagattaaagtatagtaCAGCAGAGTATAGAAGAGTAGAGTGCTGTATAGTACAGTActgtagagtacagtatagtacagtactgtAGAGTACAGAACAATACAGTTGAGTACAGTTCATTAGAGTACAATACtgtatagtacagtagagtatagtacCGTAGAATAtcgtatagtagagtatagtacagTAAAGTCCCGTATAGTAGAGTACAGCacagtgtagtatagtacagtgcagtatactatagtacagtagagtacagtacagtgcagtatagtatagtacagaaaAGTATActatagtacagtagagtacagtacagtgcagtatagtatagtacagaaaAGTATActatagtacagtagagtatagtaaAGTAGataatagtacagtacagtagagtactgtgtagtatagtatagtatagtacagtatgtggTAGTATGCATGTTTTACCATTTCCTGGATGTCGTTGTTTCTCTCAGCTTCATCCTGTGGATCTTCAGCAGGTACCGGGTTCTGCAGCTCGGCTCTGAACGGGAACCAGCCGGCCTGGTGcctaacacacccacacacacacacttaatattaattaatctaaattaatctaatttaatcgCATTCATTTTCAAGGTGTTTGTTCACTGgattcaagctgagcacaaagagCAGAGCACTGATTTacagcacaatatattgtttatatttgtatgtaaatgatataaatatgtaaattaataaatatattgtgatataaaaggGCGGGGGACTCACAGGTAGACGAGCAGCATGGCGCCGATCACCATGACGAATCGGCTGAAGGAGGAGTAGAAGTAGACGATGCTGAGCAGGATAGCAGCGCGCGACACCGTGTACAGCCAGTCCAGCCAATCACGGTTCAGCTCATCCTCGTTCAGAATAGCCCCGCCCTGAGCGTTCATCTGCAAGTTCTGATTGGCTGGCCGCTCCTCCGGTATGGGATTTGGGGCGGGGTTTGGCCCCATAGGGGCTGCGGGTTCGTTGGGCGGGGCCGGAACCGCGGTGGGGCGTGGACTCCGCGGAGGGGGCGGAGTCTCGGCCGACGCCTGGGAAGCGGCCATGGCAGCTTGACTGCAGAACAGGAAGTCAGCGAGGtgataaataaacaaacgaataaacacaaacaaatgttcaaataatgagtttcacattttatttaaaaaaaaataatttaaaatgttctttgttatttgaaaATTGAACTGAATATTGAAAATATACAACTGAAAATTTCATTTATAAAATGAACAGtaatgtttaattctataaattaCTAACAGCATATCTACCaaatttagaaaatgtatttatatttatttaagtagttaaataaaaaaaaaatgtatattatgaaatgaagtttatattaatttagaaacaacagcactaatgttttaagagtcttggcatcatgttcttctccaccagtcttatagtCTATATTATagactataaataataaataattgtgaTAAGCAATTTTATCCTTATCataagaatataatatataatctttattatactactactactactactaataataataataataataaaataataataatacagtagccttataatgtttatttacacatttacatttttataagcaATGAGCAAttgaaatattattaatattaaaatacactggaatcatattttaaagattttaagtttACATACCTGaaataaatcacacaaaaatcaataATTAGTATTAACATAACGATTGTCTGAAACCTGCTCAGGCTCAGTAAAGAACTCACTATTGCATATAGTACTGCCGGGCGTACATCTGCTGCCACCACAGCATCTGCATAGGAGTGTACACAGGGTTAGCTGCCAGTCCAGCAGGGGGCGCTGCCAGAGCCGAGAGCGGCATTCCCTGAGGCCTGGTACACaacaacacacaaatacacacagatataacacacacacacatttacagcacTGTTTTAAGACACACTCCTCGACTCGTCTTCATCCATAACGCAAAGTTGTGTTATTTTAGCGGATTAGCTTAGCTTACGTTTGTCAATGTTAATTGCCTCATGGGCAATGCTAAAACTAATGTTAGAAACT
This genomic interval from Astyanax mexicanus isolate ESR-SI-001 chromosome 1, AstMex3_surface, whole genome shotgun sequence contains the following:
- the herpud2 gene encoding homocysteine-responsive endoplasmic reticulum-resident ubiquitin-like domain member 2 protein isoform X2, which translates into the protein MDRDAADGPVTLVIRAPNQRFHDQTINCFLSWTVEKLKRHIANVYPSKPLCKEQRLVYSGRLLQDHQQLRDVLRTEEYHMVHLVCSPRSPADGSDLGIPPVTSDPSATNVETVGPSPSVTVSYQDVPGPPITGSADGLRHRGGSARPQGMPLSALAAPPAGLAANPVYTPMQMLWWQQMYARQYYMQYQAAMAASQASAETPPPPRSPRPTAVPAPPNEPAAPMGPNPAPNPIPEERPANQNLQMNAQGGAILNEDELNRDWLDWLYTVSRAAILLSIVYFYSSFSRFVMVIGAMLLVYLHQAGWFPFRAELQNPVPAEDPQDEAERNNDIQEMERIMDEGMEEEDDAESGEEGSEDAAPPRPGFLASTWSFISTFFTSLVPEGPPRAAN
- the herpud2 gene encoding homocysteine-responsive endoplasmic reticulum-resident ubiquitin-like domain member 2 protein isoform X1; its protein translation is MDRDAADGPVTLVIRAPNQRFHDQTINCFLSWTVEKLKRHIANVYPSKPLCKEQRLVYSGRLLQDHQQLRDVLRTQEEYHMVHLVCSPRSPADGSDLGIPPVTSDPSATNVETVGPSPSVTVSYQDVPGPPITGSADGLRHRGGSARPQGMPLSALAAPPAGLAANPVYTPMQMLWWQQMYARQYYMQYQAAMAASQASAETPPPPRSPRPTAVPAPPNEPAAPMGPNPAPNPIPEERPANQNLQMNAQGGAILNEDELNRDWLDWLYTVSRAAILLSIVYFYSSFSRFVMVIGAMLLVYLHQAGWFPFRAELQNPVPAEDPQDEAERNNDIQEMERIMDEGMEEEDDAESGEEGSEDAAPPRPGFLASTWSFISTFFTSLVPEGPPRAAN